The nucleotide sequence GATGGTAGCGTTAAGTTACGCAAAGCCGGAACCGAGACGTTTGTAGCTGTTACTCCAGAAATGCTATCATTCTAATTAAATCCGTAATAACTTAGGACTGTCAAATTTAAACAGCTCTTAGTATTATCCATAAAAAAAGGCCCTTAACCGGAATTCGGTTTAAGGGCCTTTTTATGAATAACAATTTAGGTACGCATATCAGGAACAGGAAAAACTGGCAAAGAAAAATAAAAGACGCTCCCTTCTCCCGGCTGAGAAGTAACTCTAACAGACCCCCCCATAATTTTAACCAACCCTTTGGTAATAGACAAACCAAGACCAAATCCATTCTGATTAGCAGTAAGCTTTACAAAGCGATCAAAAATTGCATCCAGCTTATCTTCAGAAATTCCGATACCAGTATCTTTTACATAAAACTCCACCATATCGGCGTTAGCTGTATAACCAAATGAAATTGTTCCCTGTATCGTATTATTTAACGCATTATTCAATAAATTATTCATAATCTGAATAAAACGACTTTTATCAGCCATAAGCAACAGATCAGTCTCAGGACAATCATATTCCAACATCACCCCTTCAGGCATGCGCAATTTTGTGATACGATATACATCATTAAGCAATTGCTTCAAAGATAATGGCTCCAATTGAATCGTTATTGTATCCGATTCAATTTTTGAGAGATCAAGTATGTCATTAATCAACCTCAATAGCAATTCATTATTCGTTTTAATGATCTCACTGTATTTTTTTCTGTCATCCTCATCCTCCGCATACGCCATCAGGTCAGAAAATCCCACAATAGCATTAAGTGGAGTTCTGATCTCATGACTCATATTTGCTAAAAATGCAGATTTCATCTTATCAGCCTTCTCGGCTGATTCTTTCGCTTCAATGAGCGAAGTAATATCCCACCAAAGTGAAACAATTAAAAAATGATTATCTCCTTGCGGAACCAAAAACTTCATCAAGTCCTGGTATTTTTTTTTACCCGAAGGCATTATCCGATGAGTTTTTAAAGTCAACGACACACCGGTTCGTAACAACTCTTCCTCCTGCAATCGAATTTCCTCTCTTAATGAATTGCTAAACAACCCTATTTCTTCATTTGATTTACCTATTGCCTGAATGGCAGGTATTCCGGTATTTCTCTCTAATTCTTTATTCCAGTAAAGATAACGAAATTTATCTGATGGATCTTTGATGGAAAGTTCCATCGGAATAGTATCAAGTATGGTATTCAACAACTTATTTAGCTCATCTACTCTCTTTTGCCGTACGAATCTCTGAGTTATATTGTGAGTAAAAACCATCACTCTTTGTTCGTCAAATGCAATAGCCTTTGCTTGATAATAATATTTATTTTTATCATCATCAAAAATCATGTACTCAATAGATCGTGGAATTCCGTCCTGAAGTATTTTTGAAACGGTTTCTCTTATTAATAGTAAATCTCTTGTTTCGTGCCTCCGGTCCAGATTTTGACCAACAATCAGCTGATTATAAACCACATCACTACCAGGGGTGACGATTTCTTCTATAACACCATCTTTACGTGCAATAAAAATTGTATCCGGAATGCATTCCAGAATTTTTCGACTTCGATAGTTTTCTTTTGAAATCGAATTAAATTCATTTTCAGGAAGTATAGAAGGGGTCAATGACTCCGTAAATACCATTCTACCATAAGAAAAGTCTATTGGAGTTTCTTTGATTGAATCATTCGTGGCTTTATTTGTCATTACTAATATCCATCAGCTGGTTAAAAAACGGCTGCAATATAACTAATTATTATTTTTTAATCAAATTTTATACGTAAAATCGTTAATGAACTAGGAGGAAACTCATAAACGACTGGTCCGCCGATAGCAAAACCAACTTTTTTCTTTATAGGAGATACCTTATTTGGAGTCGAAAAAAGATTTACTGATTCAGGTTCACCCGATAATTCCGTAACCTCAGCTTCAGATCCAAAACTTCCACCATTTACGTTCAGTTGCGTTTTTTCAGGATGACGGGTTGTATTAACCACCTTTATGATAAATTGCTTGTTTTTTTCATCCCGGGTCGTTACAACTACAAGCGAAGGAATAGGACGCATGCTTGCTTGCTGAACAAGTTTATCATTTACAAAACATTGAATCAGATTATCCTTACATATAATTTGCACCTTATACCAACGATTACTTTCAAAAGCAAAAGGCACATCAGGGGCCAGATTATCTTTTAAAAGACCGGCCATTCTATACAATTCGCAATTCTCCTGTCCAATCGTAAAACAAATATGGTTAGCTTTTGTCTCATACTTTCCATTGTCTCTTACTCTTAATTGAACCTGGCCGCTTCCTTTTGTTCGCTTTACAAAAGTTGTAAAACTATAATCATGCTCGGCAGAATCACCTAGCAAAATATAATTCCAACGATTAGCATCGGCCGTAAGCATTCTATCCGAAAAGTTCCATCCCCCATTAGCTATTACCTTACGGAAAACATTTGATCCATTTATCGATATATCCTTAAAATCAAAACTATTATCAAACATAGAAATAGATGCAGCTCCGAAAGTAACCTGCGGTTTCTCGTAAGATTCAACTGTTGTTTTCAATATCGCATCCCCCCGATTTTCGCCCAACATCTTAAGAACATAATATGAAGGAGTTGGAACGGCCTGTTTATTATTAAAAAGAATCAGACCTTTCGACCTTTTGTCAACCTGCACATTGGCAAGTAAAGGCGCATATGCAATACGTTTCACAGCATCAGGATTTCGTTCCAAACCGAAAAGAAAGCATGCTTCAGAAAGTGCCGCCTGCAAAGTCCCACGGGATTCTTCTCTAGCCGTACCGAACTCTCCGACAAACATTGGAGGTTGGCGACGCTTATATAAAAATTCATCGAAACGACTTTGATTCGAGATAAAAAACGATTCATCTGCGTAATAATGACTATCCACCCAGTCTACCCTGTTTCGACTGTCTGTAATTGTGTTCCCAATCACAGTAATACGAGGATACGTTTTATGAATAGCATTTTTGAATAACTCATATCGTTTCACATATTCTGAACCATAATTTCCACTTCCTATCTCTATAAAACGAAGATTGAATGGTTCTGGATGACCATGGAGCGCACGCAAGGCTCCAATTGCTGAATCTTTCGGGGCATTTGCATAAGCAATGGCATCCAGTGCATCCTGCACTATCTTATCCATGGCTGTAATATCTTCGAAACGAGGACGTCGTTTCTGACTTGTTACCCCGCTATTGATCACATACACCGGTTCAGCACCAACAGCCTCGCAAAAACGCAAATACTCAAGAAAACCCATTCCGTTAGTGGTTCCATATCCATTAGCCGACCAAAAATGCTTTCGTTTAGAAATGTCACCAACCGTTTCATGCCATACGGGAAACGTTCCGCCAGTATATCCCTCAACAAAATCTCCGCCAGGAAACCGAATAAAAGCCGGATGTAATTTTTCTATCAGCTCTGCAATATCGGGGCGCAAACCATTCCGCATCCCTTTCCATGTCTTTTGCGGAAACAACGAAACCACATCCAGCCAAAAAACTGTGGAAGAATCTGCCGTAAAAGTAAGAATCGCTTTTCTTGTATTAGCAGTTGCGGTGAAAGTATGCTTCACTCTTCTCCAGTCAGCCCAAGGCGTAATTGTATATTCATCACTCAATCGATGTTTAGCCGCAGAATCTTCCAAAGCAACATGTACTACCTTTGGGTAAGGAGATGCCGATTTGATGTAAAAAGACAGCTCATATTTCTCGCCTTTGGTAAGAGAGATTCCTCCATATCCTTCAGCCGCAATTCCGCCACGTCCTGAAGAATCACCAGCGGCGACTGCCACAAGCAACGAACGCTTATTTGTATCGTTGATAAGCTCACGGGTATCAGGATACATTTTCGAACCCGAAGTTAGCGCACGCCAGCCAATAATGCTATCTGGTCTCACAAAAGGCATTACATACCCATTGGGGGTAACCATTACATTTTCAGTAAAATTATAAGCATTGTGTAAAGGCAGGACTCCATCTTCAAAACTACGGTTTTGAATTAATTCTGCATAAATACCACCATCTACCGCATGATTAATTTCCTCTAATGATAATCCATACAAATTTTTATTCACAGGAAAAGTTAGCCCATCTGCTTCTATTGTTATGGTTGAAGTAACCGGCATTTCAGGCCGGCATCCATTTAACAAAAAGAACATACAGGCAGCTATAGGCCAAACAAAATACGATATACCCCTATTACTCAAATTCACCTTTCAACTATTAATTACTTTAGGTTCAAAAAAACAAACACATGTTATTTGATGATGCAAACTTAGCTATTTATTCTCAAAATCTATGTAAATCACCAATATCTCATTGTTTTTAGCAGAAATAATCATTAATGCACAACTATTATTTCAAAAAAAAGGTTATTTTTGCATGTAAATCTATCAAAGTATAAA is from uncultured Macellibacteroides sp. and encodes:
- a CDS encoding ATP-binding protein produces the protein MTNKATNDSIKETPIDFSYGRMVFTESLTPSILPENEFNSISKENYRSRKILECIPDTIFIARKDGVIEEIVTPGSDVVYNQLIVGQNLDRRHETRDLLLIRETVSKILQDGIPRSIEYMIFDDDKNKYYYQAKAIAFDEQRVMVFTHNITQRFVRQKRVDELNKLLNTILDTIPMELSIKDPSDKFRYLYWNKELERNTGIPAIQAIGKSNEEIGLFSNSLREEIRLQEEELLRTGVSLTLKTHRIMPSGKKKYQDLMKFLVPQGDNHFLIVSLWWDITSLIEAKESAEKADKMKSAFLANMSHEIRTPLNAIVGFSDLMAYAEDEDDRKKYSEIIKTNNELLLRLINDILDLSKIESDTITIQLEPLSLKQLLNDVYRITKLRMPEGVMLEYDCPETDLLLMADKSRFIQIMNNLLNNALNNTIQGTISFGYTANADMVEFYVKDTGIGISEDKLDAIFDRFVKLTANQNGFGLGLSITKGLVKIMGGSVRVTSQPGEGSVFYFSLPVFPVPDMRT
- a CDS encoding alpha-L-arabinofuranosidase C-terminal domain-containing protein; this encodes MFFLLNGCRPEMPVTSTITIEADGLTFPVNKNLYGLSLEEINHAVDGGIYAELIQNRSFEDGVLPLHNAYNFTENVMVTPNGYVMPFVRPDSIIGWRALTSGSKMYPDTRELINDTNKRSLLVAVAAGDSSGRGGIAAEGYGGISLTKGEKYELSFYIKSASPYPKVVHVALEDSAAKHRLSDEYTITPWADWRRVKHTFTATANTRKAILTFTADSSTVFWLDVVSLFPQKTWKGMRNGLRPDIAELIEKLHPAFIRFPGGDFVEGYTGGTFPVWHETVGDISKRKHFWSANGYGTTNGMGFLEYLRFCEAVGAEPVYVINSGVTSQKRRPRFEDITAMDKIVQDALDAIAYANAPKDSAIGALRALHGHPEPFNLRFIEIGSGNYGSEYVKRYELFKNAIHKTYPRITVIGNTITDSRNRVDWVDSHYYADESFFISNQSRFDEFLYKRRQPPMFVGEFGTAREESRGTLQAALSEACFLFGLERNPDAVKRIAYAPLLANVQVDKRSKGLILFNNKQAVPTPSYYVLKMLGENRGDAILKTTVESYEKPQVTFGAASISMFDNSFDFKDISINGSNVFRKVIANGGWNFSDRMLTADANRWNYILLGDSAEHDYSFTTFVKRTKGSGQVQLRVRDNGKYETKANHICFTIGQENCELYRMAGLLKDNLAPDVPFAFESNRWYKVQIICKDNLIQCFVNDKLVQQASMRPIPSLVVVTTRDEKNKQFIIKVVNTTRHPEKTQLNVNGGSFGSEAEVTELSGEPESVNLFSTPNKVSPIKKKVGFAIGGPVVYEFPPSSLTILRIKFD